Proteins encoded in a region of the Megalops cyprinoides isolate fMegCyp1 chromosome 3, fMegCyp1.pri, whole genome shotgun sequence genome:
- the LOC118775768 gene encoding E3 ubiquitin-protein ligase RNF43 isoform X1: MTVSQRRLAGLWPWLLMAALQVVFGQTGLELAAAVESERSAPKAVIKVTLLKQEQAGKPITLEGVFAGASPRSYAEGKLMQSHPLSLCNTSEDEQQATVFISIVKLESLERKVPQCLPLLEKARLALKRGAQAVIFDVTDNAAAAHELQNSDDLPKPVVLVQAKDAEVLMGLVNRNEEAMVRIEVMVEVKWPHYDVGILLTVVLAVLAIIMIFAFRYRCKSNRNWDSVHQQTMRAINRLETRTYSSQGCSQRFGGGRDSGSSSTSGPVCAICLEEFLDGQDLRIISCSHEFHKECVDPWLLQHRTCPLCMHNIMGNVLRPGAEMTSRQTQRSRLQPNTEHNPGFLRPHPYPGHHTFQQPTVPFPLRHHYPRAPAGQYPHLGHFGGSPPVDPRALHCLPSRPLGAGAGRCSYHLPEGHLSRPHRTSSGCRPGGHLGPHYHRRSCHGYRSGCPAPRSTSNPRLQAPAARPAAHSRQDDGSCSGGSYRTERSGYLADGPASDSSSGPCHGSSSDSVLNCTDVSLQGVYGSWSTFRSSLSSDYDPLVYYGPGRARRDSLDAGTRPRSLDSVVNRSCPEEQVFNHVHYHRHRHHHYDDGDHSQGPDRGSDEEQGAAAAPGAGGDSPQGQCKSKACQCPKAEPADRPPHQGEEAERELADPTLSPPVLVAPPSLAPPPCCHQGPGRHHRRKKSSCVLDAPAVHFHQSLDLQDDCSIHIHYGQGAAYCCPPDIPPLLPVPLILDSGGMGEWPCCGGHVVWQKGVQQARSEPQLQGPRAPMDRPLCRAHQAGTELSTDICLYCQTLHNNQGSEEESGV, from the exons TCCCACCCGCTGTCCCTGTGCAACACCAGCGAGGACGAGCAGCAGGCCACCGTCTTCATCAGCATCGTGAAGCTGGAGAGCCTGGAGCGCAAGGTGCCCCAGTGCCTGCCGCTGCTGGAGAAG GCTCGTCTGGCGCTGAAGAGGGGGGCTCAGGCTGTCATCTTTGACGTCACCGACAACGCCGCCGCCGCGCACGAG CTGCAGAACTCTGATGACCTGCCCAAGCCCGTGGTCCTGGTCCAGGCCAAGGACGCCGAGGTGCTCATGGGCCTGGTCAACAGGAACGAGGAGGCCATGGTCCGCATCGAAGTCATGGTCGAGGTCAAGTGG CCCCACTATGACGTCGGCATCCTGCTCACCGTGGTCCTGGCTGTGCTGGCCATCATCATGATCTTCGCCTTCCGCTACCGCTGCAAGTCCAACAGGAACTGG GACTCTGTGCATCAGCAGACCATGCGGGCCATCAACCGCCTGGAGACGCGCACCTACAGCTCGCAGGGCTGCAGCCAGCGCTTTGGCGGTGGGCGGGACTCCGGCAGCAGCTCCACCTCCGGGCCCGTCTGCGCCATCTGCCTGGAGGAGTTCCTGGACGGACAG GACTTGCGGATCATTTCATGTTCTCATGAGTTCCACAAGGAGTGCGTGGACCCCTGGCTGCTGCAGCATCGCACCTGCCCTCTCTGCATGCACAACATCATGGGTAATGTGCTCCGGCCAG GAGCGGAGATGACCAGCCGTCAGACACAACGAAGCCGACTCCAGCCCAACACAGAGCACAACCCGGGCTTCCTGCGGCCCCACCCTTACCCCGGACACCACACCTTCCAGCAGCCTACCGTCCCCTTTCCCCTGCGGCACCACTACCCCCGGGCCCCCGCCGGGCAGTACCCTCACCTGGGTCACTTCGGCGGCTCCCCGCCCGTGGACCCGCGAGCGCTCCACTGTCTTCCCAGCAGGCCcctgggggcgggggcgggccGCTGCAGCTACCACCTCCCTGAGGGGCACCTGAGCCGGCCCCACAGGACTAGTAGTGGCTGCCGGCCTGGCGGGCACCTCGGCCCGCACTACCACCGGCGCTCCTGCCACGGGTACCGCTCCGGCTGCCCCGCCCCACGCAGCACGTCCAACCCCCGGCTACAGGCCCCCGCCGCCCGCCCGGCCGCCCACAGCCGGCAGGACGACGGCAGCTGCTCGGGGGGCAGCTACCGCACCGAGCGCAGCGGCTACCTCGCCGACGGGCCGGCCAGCGACTCCAGCTCGGGGCCCTGCCACGGCTCATCCAGCGACTCCGTCCTCAACTGCACCGACGTCAGCCTACAGGGCGTGTACGGCAGCTGGTCCACCTTCCGCAGCTCGCTCAGCAGCGACTATGACCCCTTAGTGTACTATGGGCCAGGCCGGGCCCGCCGGGACAGCCTGGACGCCGGCACCAGGCCCCGCTCCCTGGACTCGGTGGTCAACCGCAGTTGCCCGGAGGAGCAGGTGTTCAACCACGTCCACTACCACCGTCACAGGCACCACCACTACGACGACGGGGACCACAGCCAGGGCCCCGACAGGGGCTCGGACGAGGAGCAGGGTGCGGCCGCCGCCCCCGGCGCAGGCGGGGACTCTCCGCAGGGCCAGTGCAAAAGCAAGGCGTGCCAGTGCCCCAAAGCCGAGCCGGCGGACAGGCCACCCCaccagggagaggaggctgAGCGCGAACTCGCAGACCCCACCCTGAGCCCTCCCGTCCTAGTCGCGCCCCCctccctggccccgcccccctgctgCCACCAGGGCCCCGGCCGGCACCACCGGCGGAAAAAGAGCAGCTGCGTGCTGGACGCCCCTGCCGTGCACTTCCACCAGAGCCTGGACCTACAGGACGACTGTAGCATCCACATCCACTACGGTCAGGGAGCGGCCTACTGCTGCCCCCCGGACATCCCCCCGCTGCTGCCCGTGCCTCTCATCCTGGACTCGGGGGGCATGGGGGAGTGGCCGTGCTGCGGGGGGCACGTGGTGTGGCAGAAGGGGGTCCAGCAGGCCCGCTCGGAGCCCCAGCTCCAGGGTCCCCGAGCCCCCATGGACAGGCCACTGTGCAGGGCCCACCAGGCAGGGACCGAACTCTCTACAGACATTTGCTTATACTGCCAAACTTTACACAACAATCAGG GATCAGAGGAGGAGTCCGGTGTGTGA
- the LOC118775768 gene encoding E3 ubiquitin-protein ligase RNF43 isoform X2: MTVSQRRLAGLWPWLLMAALQVVFGQTGLELAAAVESERSAPKAVIKVTLLKQEQAGKPITLEGVFAGASPRSYAEGKLMQSHPLSLCNTSEDEQQATVFISIVKLESLERKVPQCLPLLEKARLALKRGAQAVIFDVTDNAAAAHELQNSDDLPKPVVLVQAKDAEVLMGLVNRNEEAMVRIEVMVEVKWPHYDVGILLTVVLAVLAIIMIFAFRYRCKSNRNWDSVHQQTMRAINRLETRTYSSQGCSQRFGGGRDSGSSSTSGPVCAICLEEFLDGQDLRIISCSHEFHKECVDPWLLQHRTCPLCMHNIMGAEMTSRQTQRSRLQPNTEHNPGFLRPHPYPGHHTFQQPTVPFPLRHHYPRAPAGQYPHLGHFGGSPPVDPRALHCLPSRPLGAGAGRCSYHLPEGHLSRPHRTSSGCRPGGHLGPHYHRRSCHGYRSGCPAPRSTSNPRLQAPAARPAAHSRQDDGSCSGGSYRTERSGYLADGPASDSSSGPCHGSSSDSVLNCTDVSLQGVYGSWSTFRSSLSSDYDPLVYYGPGRARRDSLDAGTRPRSLDSVVNRSCPEEQVFNHVHYHRHRHHHYDDGDHSQGPDRGSDEEQGAAAAPGAGGDSPQGQCKSKACQCPKAEPADRPPHQGEEAERELADPTLSPPVLVAPPSLAPPPCCHQGPGRHHRRKKSSCVLDAPAVHFHQSLDLQDDCSIHIHYGQGAAYCCPPDIPPLLPVPLILDSGGMGEWPCCGGHVVWQKGVQQARSEPQLQGPRAPMDRPLCRAHQAGTELSTDICLYCQTLHNNQGSEEESGV; this comes from the exons TCCCACCCGCTGTCCCTGTGCAACACCAGCGAGGACGAGCAGCAGGCCACCGTCTTCATCAGCATCGTGAAGCTGGAGAGCCTGGAGCGCAAGGTGCCCCAGTGCCTGCCGCTGCTGGAGAAG GCTCGTCTGGCGCTGAAGAGGGGGGCTCAGGCTGTCATCTTTGACGTCACCGACAACGCCGCCGCCGCGCACGAG CTGCAGAACTCTGATGACCTGCCCAAGCCCGTGGTCCTGGTCCAGGCCAAGGACGCCGAGGTGCTCATGGGCCTGGTCAACAGGAACGAGGAGGCCATGGTCCGCATCGAAGTCATGGTCGAGGTCAAGTGG CCCCACTATGACGTCGGCATCCTGCTCACCGTGGTCCTGGCTGTGCTGGCCATCATCATGATCTTCGCCTTCCGCTACCGCTGCAAGTCCAACAGGAACTGG GACTCTGTGCATCAGCAGACCATGCGGGCCATCAACCGCCTGGAGACGCGCACCTACAGCTCGCAGGGCTGCAGCCAGCGCTTTGGCGGTGGGCGGGACTCCGGCAGCAGCTCCACCTCCGGGCCCGTCTGCGCCATCTGCCTGGAGGAGTTCCTGGACGGACAG GACTTGCGGATCATTTCATGTTCTCATGAGTTCCACAAGGAGTGCGTGGACCCCTGGCTGCTGCAGCATCGCACCTGCCCTCTCTGCATGCACAACATCATGG GAGCGGAGATGACCAGCCGTCAGACACAACGAAGCCGACTCCAGCCCAACACAGAGCACAACCCGGGCTTCCTGCGGCCCCACCCTTACCCCGGACACCACACCTTCCAGCAGCCTACCGTCCCCTTTCCCCTGCGGCACCACTACCCCCGGGCCCCCGCCGGGCAGTACCCTCACCTGGGTCACTTCGGCGGCTCCCCGCCCGTGGACCCGCGAGCGCTCCACTGTCTTCCCAGCAGGCCcctgggggcgggggcgggccGCTGCAGCTACCACCTCCCTGAGGGGCACCTGAGCCGGCCCCACAGGACTAGTAGTGGCTGCCGGCCTGGCGGGCACCTCGGCCCGCACTACCACCGGCGCTCCTGCCACGGGTACCGCTCCGGCTGCCCCGCCCCACGCAGCACGTCCAACCCCCGGCTACAGGCCCCCGCCGCCCGCCCGGCCGCCCACAGCCGGCAGGACGACGGCAGCTGCTCGGGGGGCAGCTACCGCACCGAGCGCAGCGGCTACCTCGCCGACGGGCCGGCCAGCGACTCCAGCTCGGGGCCCTGCCACGGCTCATCCAGCGACTCCGTCCTCAACTGCACCGACGTCAGCCTACAGGGCGTGTACGGCAGCTGGTCCACCTTCCGCAGCTCGCTCAGCAGCGACTATGACCCCTTAGTGTACTATGGGCCAGGCCGGGCCCGCCGGGACAGCCTGGACGCCGGCACCAGGCCCCGCTCCCTGGACTCGGTGGTCAACCGCAGTTGCCCGGAGGAGCAGGTGTTCAACCACGTCCACTACCACCGTCACAGGCACCACCACTACGACGACGGGGACCACAGCCAGGGCCCCGACAGGGGCTCGGACGAGGAGCAGGGTGCGGCCGCCGCCCCCGGCGCAGGCGGGGACTCTCCGCAGGGCCAGTGCAAAAGCAAGGCGTGCCAGTGCCCCAAAGCCGAGCCGGCGGACAGGCCACCCCaccagggagaggaggctgAGCGCGAACTCGCAGACCCCACCCTGAGCCCTCCCGTCCTAGTCGCGCCCCCctccctggccccgcccccctgctgCCACCAGGGCCCCGGCCGGCACCACCGGCGGAAAAAGAGCAGCTGCGTGCTGGACGCCCCTGCCGTGCACTTCCACCAGAGCCTGGACCTACAGGACGACTGTAGCATCCACATCCACTACGGTCAGGGAGCGGCCTACTGCTGCCCCCCGGACATCCCCCCGCTGCTGCCCGTGCCTCTCATCCTGGACTCGGGGGGCATGGGGGAGTGGCCGTGCTGCGGGGGGCACGTGGTGTGGCAGAAGGGGGTCCAGCAGGCCCGCTCGGAGCCCCAGCTCCAGGGTCCCCGAGCCCCCATGGACAGGCCACTGTGCAGGGCCCACCAGGCAGGGACCGAACTCTCTACAGACATTTGCTTATACTGCCAAACTTTACACAACAATCAGG GATCAGAGGAGGAGTCCGGTGTGTGA